The bacterium genome has a window encoding:
- a CDS encoding thioredoxin family protein — translation MARTPSNMTELGTKAPDFDLPDVVSGKRFTLNSFANKPALLVMFICKHCPYVVHVEKELAKIGKEYISIGIVAISSNDATVYRDDAPDGLREQAKRLGFTFPYLYDESQEVAKNYGAACTPDLFLFDGSLKLVYRGQLDDSRPGSTIPVTGKDIRAAIEAVLEGRSPNSDQRPSIGCNIKWKSGNEPTGF, via the coding sequence ATGGCCCGTACTCCATCTAATATGACCGAGCTTGGAACAAAAGCTCCGGATTTTGATTTGCCCGATGTCGTATCGGGAAAACGGTTTACGCTCAACTCGTTTGCGAATAAACCGGCACTTCTTGTAATGTTTATTTGCAAACATTGCCCATACGTGGTACATGTTGAAAAGGAATTGGCAAAAATTGGAAAAGAATACATCTCAATCGGTATTGTCGCCATTAGTTCTAACGATGCAACCGTTTATCGTGACGATGCGCCGGACGGATTACGTGAGCAGGCCAAACGCTTGGGATTCACTTTTCCTTACCTTTATGACGAGTCGCAGGAAGTTGCAAAAAATTATGGCGCCGCATGCACACCGGACCTTTTCCTTTTTGACGGCTCATTGAAACTCGTTTACCGAGGGCAATTAGATGATAGCCGCCCGGGAAGTACTATTCCTGTTACCGGAAAAGACATTCGCGCAGCGATTGAAGCCGTTCTTGAAGGCCGGTCGCCGAATTCTGACCAACGCCCCAGCATTGGCTGTAATATCAAATGGAAATCGGGAAATGAACCAACGGGATTTTAG